In one Lasioglossum baleicum chromosome 17, iyLasBale1, whole genome shotgun sequence genomic region, the following are encoded:
- the LOC143217435 gene encoding protein-lysine N-methyltransferase SMYD4-like → MYAPENTLEFPGAIACRSASLFHLNRFKDCMKDIDLAIELNYPKQLHYDLHRRKLECYLKLGNTDLAKQMVTKIRESIDDPSYIAPSTKDDVEKHLSGLTFDGSCTPDQSKNSDDPLDLRSVLTFDENPNFPHASSSIDLKFNEEVGRHVVANRPIQKGEVLFFEKPISFAFENNYGVGRVCQHCCRSTDTPLPCPLCLDTFYCNTNCLNEAWFSYHRWICLGNQMGIWEEKVVPKLALKVLLVCTTTTDAIKFNEMQNLITHFDKIPKEKLISAGTTAIRLTMYLSKHTDFFQRNDLNDFARKFFDQSFNSNFQPITDHNKHLYVSSLLLRYMLQLSFNGSLICKISTETIRSEDQSVANLNPFQLNNKTDALATGIYLSASMMNHSCDSNIVTNFMDQYQVVRAWKDIAANEEIVNCYGRHYKEESTENRQRFLSSMYYFTCTCKPCTQPNLNYVVERHTIAMKCSKCNGALCNIQNSLFCLDCFNRPEHFPRDQIEQAEKLFKEAENCADQNAGLALKKLEECLNIRRAVLYQYNRDIVSTTRVMSKLYMTRYDLEDFKKCGELMIATGTAFSGPSRVELINVLYELVGECLIHLRATSHTLSRTYRAILITAHEYLDQLQVLVNLNYGTWSDAYKVYKYVKDTLDILQIRQDYPNNQSVLLAMQIEIPMAQILRSFHFNRHTGLLPL, encoded by the exons ATGTATGCGCCAGAAAATACTCTTGAATTTCCAGGGGCTATTGCGTGTAGATCTGcttctttatttcatttaaatagaTTCAAG GACTGTATGAAAGATATTGATTTAGCAATTGAGTTAAATTATCCTAAGCAATTACATTATGACTTACATCGGCGTAAGCTCGAATGTTACTTGAAACTGGGTAACACAGATTTAGCAAAACAAATGGTTACCAAAATACGTGAATCGATCGATGATCCCAGCTACATTGCGCCTTCTACGAAAG ATGATGTTGAAAAACATCTATCTGGATTAACATTTGATGGATCGTGCACACCAGACCAGTCGAAAAATAGTGATGATCCGTTAGACTTGAGGTCTGTGCTAACGTTTGATGAAAATCCTAATTTTCCACATGCATCATCGAGCATCGATCTAAAATTCAATGAAGAAGTGGGGAGACATGTAGTAGCAAATAGACCTATACAAAAGGGCGAAGTCCTGTTTTTCGAAAAACCAATAAGCTTTGCATTTGAGAATAATTATGGAGTGGGTCGTGTTTGTCAACATTGTTGTCGGAGCACAGACACTCCTTTACC ATGCCCATTGTGCTTGGATACTTTTTATTGCAACACAAATTGTTTGAACGAAGCATGGTTTTCGTACCATCGTTGGATATGTCTTGGAAATCAAATGGGAATTTGGGAAGAAAAGGTAGTTCCAAAATTAGCACTGAAAGTTTTACTAGTATGTACAACAACAACGGATGCAATCAAATTTaatgaaatgcaaaatttgaTAACTCATTTTGATAAAATACCCAAGGAAAAGTTGATTTCAGCTGGTACT ACGGCTATCAGGCTTACCATGTATTTATCGAAACACACTGATTTCTTTCAAAGAAACGACCTTAATGATTTCGCAAGGAAATTTTTTGATCAGAGTTTTAATTCCAACTTTCAACCTATAACAGATCATAACAAACATCTTTACGTAAGCTCTTTACTACTGCGATATATGCTACAACTTAGTTTCAATGGTAGTTTAATTTGTAAGATAAGTACAGAAACAATAAGATCAGAAGATCAGTCGGTTGCCAATTTGAACCCATTTCAATTGAACAATAAAACAGACGCTCTAGCTACAGGAATTTACCTGTCTGCAAGTATGATGAATCATTCTTGCGATTCCAACATAGTTACCaa TTTTATGGATCAATACCAGGTCGTCAGAGCATGGAAGGATATCGCCGCAAATGAAGAAATTGTGAATTGTTACG GTCGCCATTACAAGGAGgaatcaacagaaaacagacaGAGATTTCTGTCAAGTATGTACTATTTCACTTGTACATGTAAACCTTGCACTCAGCCCAATCTGAATTATGTCGTG GAAAGGCACACCATTGCCATGAAGTGTTCGAAGTGTAATGGTGCGCTGTGCAACATCCAGAATTCATTATTTTGTTTAGACTGCTTCAACAGGCCTGAACATTTTCCACGAGATCAAATAGAACAAGCTGAGAAACTCTTTAAGGAAGCTGAAAATTGCGCTGACCAAAATGCTGGACTAGCTCTTAAGAAATTAGaagaatgtttaaatattaggaGAGCAGTGTTATATCAATATAATAGAGATATTGTCTCTACAACACGTGTTATGTCAAAATTATATATGACAAGAT ATGATTtggaagattttaaaaaatgcggGGAACTTATGATTGCTACAGGTACTGCATTTTCTGGACCTTCTAGAGTCGAGCTCATTAATGTACTGTATGAACTCGTTGGTGAATGTTTGATCCATCTTAGAGCCACGTCGCATACTCTTTCACGCACGTACAG agcTATATTGATAACAGCACATGAATATTTGGACCAACTACAGGTGTTGGTAAATCTTAATTATGGAACATGGAGTGATGCCTACAAAGTGTACAAATATGTAAAAGACACGCTAGACATACTACAAATCAGACAAGATTACCCCAATAATCAAAGCGTGCTTCTGGCCATGCAAATTGAGATCCCGATGGCTCAAATTCTGCGCTCGTTTCATTTTAACCGTCATACAGGGCTTTTGCCACTTTAG